The Paramixta manurensis region TAATCTGTCCCTGAGCCGCGAGGCTCGTTGGTAACGTTATACTCGGTGTGCAACTTTGCCCGCAGAAGGGTCGGCACGGCGATCCGGCTGCTATAGCGGTCGATTTCCGCCGGATCCGCGCTATTAAAATCAAACAAACCGTAATGATGGGCGATCATATACCGGATGTCACATCGCTGGCAAAGTTGGTGTGCTTCCTGCAAGGAGAGGTTACCAGGCACGCCTTGCGCGCTGAGCGCGGCCCGCCGCCCGTTAACCGGTAGCAGCGCCAGATCAATCTTCAGCGCGCGTAACTCCTCCTGCTGGCCGTCAAACGGCACGGTATCGCCAGAGTGAAAAATACGTAGCCCCGCCATTTCGATCATATAGCCGAGAAAACGATAGTTGCCCGCCGCATCCTGCTCTAACGTTTCATGGCTGGCGCGGGTGGCCGTAATGGTCATGCCGGGAGATGGCGAAACCCGTTCCCCGGCACTGATGGCGCACAGCGTTTGCGGCGCTTTACCGCAGCGTTCGGCGGCTAGCGCTAACGAAGCGCGCGGCGCCACAAAGGTTGCTTGCGGTGCCGCCAGCGCCAGCGGCGCAAGGGTTTCCGGGTCCATATGATCGCTATGGTGATGCGTAATCAGCACCAGCGTGGTCGACGCCAGTTGTTCAGGTTGCAGTGGCGCATCCATCATACGGCGGTGCGGCAGCGGGCGTCCGCGATACTTATGCGCCAGGTAATCCGACAGGTAAGGATCGATAACGACACAGTGCTGCTGGCTACGCAGCACAAAGCCCGCTTGCCCGAGCCAATAAATGACCACGCCGGTTGACGGCGGCGGCAGAGCGAGCCGCGCCGCCAGTGTTCCCTCAAATGTCGTACTGCGACAAAGCACCGTCATGAGGGCACCCGTTGTAAAGCGGTCAGAAGATTAGCCACCGCCATCTCGGTGGCACGCTCGACGCTTTGGGTGGTAAAACCGCCGATATGGCTGGTAGCGATCACGCCGGGATGCCCGGCCAGCGCCAGCGACTGCGGCGGTTCTTGTTTAAACACATCGGTCGCGTAGGCGGTCAGCTTACCGGCATCCAACGCGGCGATAATCGCCTCATCATCCACCAGCGCCGCGCGCGCGGTGTTCACCAAAATAGTGCCGTGCGGCAGGCGGCTCAGCACCGCAGCGTCAATCAGCGGCGAGCCATCGGCAGGCGGCGGGCAGTGCAACGTGATCAGCGTCGCCTGAGCAAAAATCTCTTCAAGGCTGGCCCACTGAAACTGCTCAGGCGGTAGAGAGAGCGTCGGGCGCATCGGATCATATCCTAGCACCCGGCAGCCGAGCGCGCAGGCAAGACGCGCCACTTCACGCCCGATGGCGCCGCAACCGAGCACCCCCAGCACCTGACCGCGAATTTCATTCCCTTGATGGCGCGGCCACTGGCCGGTTTTAATGCCGCTGCTGGTGGCATGAATATGGCGCAAACTGGCAAACATTAAACCGATCGCCAGTTCCGCCACGCCTGAAGCATTGGCGCCTTCGGCGGTACAAACCTGAATCCCACGCTGCTGTAGCGTCGGGAGCGGCAAATTATCGACACCAACGCCGTTACGGCTGATAACCCGCAACTGCGCGGCAGCCTCAATCACCTGCGGCGTAACCGGTTCAACGCCCGCCAGCCAGCCGACACAACCGGGGAGCTGGTTTAATAACTCCTGCTCATCCGGCAATTTGCCCGGCGAGGAAAACACCACCTCATATCCGGCATGCGTGAGCCGGTTTAAGGCCGGATGCCCGGCGCTGGTCAGCGAACGCGGCGTGACTAAAATACGGTTCATTTGCCATGCCCTCCGCTGGTTAAACCAGAAGCGTGCGCCGCCTGCGCGGAG contains the following coding sequences:
- a CDS encoding phosphoglycerate dehydrogenase, which translates into the protein MNRILVTPRSLTSAGHPALNRLTHAGYEVVFSSPGKLPDEQELLNQLPGCVGWLAGVEPVTPQVIEAAAQLRVISRNGVGVDNLPLPTLQQRGIQVCTAEGANASGVAELAIGLMFASLRHIHATSSGIKTGQWPRHQGNEIRGQVLGVLGCGAIGREVARLACALGCRVLGYDPMRPTLSLPPEQFQWASLEEIFAQATLITLHCPPPADGSPLIDAAVLSRLPHGTILVNTARAALVDDEAIIAALDAGKLTAYATDVFKQEPPQSLALAGHPGVIATSHIGGFTTQSVERATEMAVANLLTALQRVPS
- a CDS encoding MBL fold metallo-hydrolase codes for the protein MTVLCRSTTFEGTLAARLALPPPSTGVVIYWLGQAGFVLRSQQHCVVIDPYLSDYLAHKYRGRPLPHRRMMDAPLQPEQLASTTLVLITHHHSDHMDPETLAPLALAAPQATFVAPRASLALAAERCGKAPQTLCAISAGERVSPSPGMTITATRASHETLEQDAAGNYRFLGYMIEMAGLRIFHSGDTVPFDGQQEELRALKIDLALLPVNGRRAALSAQGVPGNLSLQEAHQLCQRCDIRYMIAHHYGLFDFNSADPAEIDRYSSRIAVPTLLRAKLHTEYNVTNEPRGSGTD